The sequence CCAGGCCTCAGAGAAGCTGCTGATGGAAAAGGCCAGTTGGGAAATCTTGTTCTATCTCCCTGCCAGGCAGCAGAATCCCCTTCGGTTCTTTTTGTTCAGGCCTGTTGGAAATATTGCAGCTGTCCCAGTTTCCAAGTAGGGATTATTCTGCATTCTGACTAAGCTCAGTGTGTGAATGTGGTGGGCGTCGGGGGGTACAGTGCAGCTTAATGTCAAGTGTAGGCAGGTGTGTGTCCCTTGCCCTACCCGTGGctcagcttaagaagtgctcctgtctctaacactcagatgcccaagtCCCAATGGTGTCCAAACCctgaataaatccattttactctgtataaagcttatacagggtaaactcataatttGTTCACCCTCTACAACACTGACTgagaaatatgcacagctgtatgcgccgccgccccctcccccaggtattaatatatactctgggttaattaataagtaaaatgtgatgtttttaaaaatacaaaaagtaaactttaagtggttccaagaaataacagacagaacaaaatgaattaccaaacaaattaaataaaacactTAAGTCTAAACTTAATACAGTATAAAattaaatgcaggtaaatctcacacTCAAAGATGTTGCAATAAGCcttctttacagattacacttcctcctagtctgggtccaggaatcactcacacccctgtagttactgtcatTTGtaccagtttctttcaggcatctccttgGGGTAGAAAGACTAATTTTTGTGACAGCTGAAGGCAAAATGCAAGGGTTTCCCCAATGGCTTATAtcgtctctctcttgtgggtggaaaccccttcccctctcctctgcagacccagctacaagatggatggagttttggagttacATGCGCAAGTCACACTGGACCTGCCATGGATCTCTTTGAGAGGAGGTGATGACCCCAAAGACCTTGTGCATCTGCAGCCATTGATCAGTGCATGGGTCCATTCATTGTGGGACCTCACCCTTTCATGTCAATCGAACACTACTGTCAGTCCGCACCACAAATTTGTGGTACTGGGAAACCTTTTAGGTTGGtggctgtgacataccagggtgcAACTCAGATTAATCAGCAGCTGTGTCACACCTACCTGCAACcttgcaatgccttgctgaagtggcttccacctgggccactcacaaacaacTTTCAAGCATGCAAACCTCACCTGAGGCATGTGTGTGTAACTGCAACCTGGCCAGGAATAGTTGGGtttcactcaggctctcaccacCCTCGGTTATActtcagggtgaccccaacacgcTCTCCACTCTTCAATTTCCCTCGCAAAATGTGCGTTATGTgctgcccagtcctctcctggacaatacagacTACATTGTCCATTATTGCTGTAATAGCACTAACATGCCTTCAACTTAGTTTCTCAGacacttctattaaaattcactggattagataaaataacaaaacaaagtttattgaccacaaagatagattttaagtgagtgcaAATTAGGAGTCATAGAAGTCAGAGATggatacaagaaaaataaagctagAATGCAACTTGTGCCTAAGTTAACAAATGACgtgaaattcaaagcaaaagtttcCTCACCACATGCTCTCAGCACTATTACTAACCAAACTTCTTAGGttaggacccctcccccagtccaatggctgctttttttctcccttcagatgcagtgaatcaatgggcagagagagagaacggTGCCTTGGGatgtctgccccttctttttatagtcctggGCCCCATTTGAGAAACATTTCCACCTGGTTACTGGAAGACAAAACTCTATGTAGAAGGAcgttccctgctgcttttccctCACCTTTTTAGGCtacctttgtttcccttcctgcttgacgACTCTGGTTACTGTTTAGATACAAACTTAAGCAGAGcacttttctttgtttaagacAGACCAGTTTGACagcctcagtttggaacatgtattAATTACATTATACAGTGtcatcttataacttcacatacattgTCAAAAAAATTGTATTAATATTTGCAGTGACAGCATGACTATTTCTAGTTGACTCATAGATTTATTTAGCATATAAAAGCTGAGCTCTGTATGCAGATAATATCCATGCAAGAGGGATAGTTTTGTGAACTGCAGAAGTCGGTAGCAGGCTGTGGTCTCCTCCTGAGCTCCTCTGGTCATCATGTGGTCTCCATCAGGCAAAAATGAATGAACCTATCTTTCCTACCTGTGGGAGAGTAACCTAGCCAGCGAAGGACATAGGATACCATGGTGGTTGACATGCTATAAATAGCATAATAATCTGGAGTACTCTTACATGTTTTACAAGTTTTACATTCCACCTATTGGGGCCAGGACAATGAGGTGATTCTGAAACCTGGAATGACTGAGAAGATATCAGCTACACCTGCAAACAATTAGTATGTTGCCCCTGTATCTAACTTTCTGTTCCTTTGATTCCAAATTTCTTGCTAaggctggttgaaattttttttttattttcaatttaacTATTTTTTCCATGAAATAAACTTTTTCCTAAAAATTATATGCTTTCCATCAAAATACCAATCTCCTCTCCTCCCTAAACCATGGCTTTGTGACTCTGGTGAAGTTCCAGAGCAGTTCAGCTAGAGGAGAGACCATCATGCATCATGGGGGATGTAGTCCAGCCTCGGAGACAGGAACGTGGAAGAGATTGGTGCTGGGTGGTATCTGATGCACCCCTATGGTATTTCctagcaaaaaatattttggtctccacaaaaaaacaaacaaacaaaaaaaaaaaaaccctatgatATTTACGTGCAAAAAGGttctgatcttaaaaaaaaaacaaaaaaccaaaaccaccttTCTGGATGAGCTCAACACAGTACTCAGCTTACACTGAAAACAGTAAGATAAAATATACCCCTAACCTCATACTCTGTAACTCTGGTAGAAATTGCATCATTTGATAACACAGTAGAAAAGATTGGGACAAATTAAACCACAGGGCACCAATTACACCAAGGTGGCTTTGGTTCACTGAACACGTTAATTAGGTGTGGTGTTAATCTTAGCTCAGGTATTCCCAGTTGCTTCAGGAATCATGTGCCATCGATCACACATCTCAGTATAACATTTCCCGAGTGCTCCAAACTCTCAGTTTCTATCAATGGGGAAATGCtaccacatctctctctctcttctcagcaggTACGTGCTATTGTCCCGAattacagtcacacacacacaagcagacaCCACGGGGATCAGCAGGTATTAAATTCAAGATCTCCAGCACTTAACGCCTCAGCCCCAACTCCTACCCCTTCAGCTAAAGGAGCAACCTCCTGGGTTGGAAAAAAACCAGGCAATTACCGAGTCACTGAAGACAGGGCTTCCCATTATGTCTCTGGGTTTTCATATAGCTACAGTAAATGCCAAAAAGATGAATTAGCATAGTAAGCAACTTTACCCCAAACTGACAAGCTAAGCCACAGAGCTCCCCTTGCCCAAAGAGGGTGGAAATATTGACAATCCTTTACTCTCACCCCTTCTTTCGCTATGGAATAATTCCTTCAGACTGATTCCCTCACAGGAGAGTCACAAGTCACTCTTTTCTGTTCAGAGTAGTGAATAGGAGTGTTTCTGTGTGGGGGGCATGATTAACCTGAAGTGTCATTGTATTTGCAGTGTGCGTATCTTATCAAACACCTGGAATGACCAGCTGTGAACATCTGGCTCTCTGGACTAAGCTCTTCCCTGAGTGGGTACTGTTGTCCATTGAGAAACTGATCTCCATTTATCTTCACTTACTTCATTACAGAGAAGGGACACGTTTTCTGCACCATCCACCTGCCCACATCTCTGTAGCTGTCTGATCTCTGTTCAGTGGAGATGGAAGAGGGAAATCACTCAGAGGTGACTGAGTTCTGTCTCTCAGGACTGACAGATCGTCCGGAGCTACAGGTCCTCCTGTTTGGGCTTTTCCTACTGCTTTATGGCATCACCCTGGTGGGAAATGGAGGGATGATCTTGTTAATCACAACTAACCCCCGACTCCACACTcccatgtactttttcctcaggaatttgtctttctgtgacctctgccttTCCTCGACAATTTCCCCTCAGATGCTGCTCAATTTCTTAGCCGAGAGGAAAAACATTTCTTTCACTGCCTGTGCTGTGCAAATGTCTCTCTCTATCGCTTTTGCAGATTCTCAGGGCTTCTTGCTGGCTGTGATGGCATATGAccgttatgtggccatctgtaaccCACTGCTCTATACAGTCACCATGTCCAAGCAGCTTTGTAACCAGCTGGTGGCTGGGGTGTACGCTCTGGGGGTTTTGGATTCAATGATATTCACGTGTTTCACATTTcggctgtcattctgcagctccaacatcATTAATCATTTTTTCTGTGACATCCCCCCACTGTTGGCGCTCTCCTGTTCTGACACCCACATCAGTGAGAAGGTGATGTTTACTTTTGCGTGTTGCGTTATATTGAGCAGCTTTATTCCTGTCCTCCTCTCCTATGTCTATATCATCTCCACCATTCTGCAGATCCGCTCATCTGAGGGCCGGtgcaaagccttctccacctgcagtTTCCACCTGACCGCTGTGGCCCTGTATTTTCTTACCCTCCTCTTCATGTATTTACGTCCCCCCTCCAGCTATTCAATGGACACGGACAAAATAGTCTCAGTGTTTTACTCGCTGGTTATCCCCATgttgaaccccctcatctacagcctgaggaacacgGAGGTGAAGGATGCCCTGAGGAAAACAATGAATAAACTCCTAACCAATTCATGAATCTGTTTAACTCTGTACTGGTTTAGTGATGGGGAGTGGAAAAAGGTGAATTAAATTCTCAGCCAATTGCAACATACTTTTGCAGAGCCCGTCGTCATATTGTTCATTAttgtattgttattattattaatttgtttatATTCCAAGAAGGTCTGCAGaccccaactgaaatcagtggagaaaACACAGGAAGACtcacagggaaagaaagagagaatgatTTTAGAAGCTTGTGTTAGGGGCATCCAGCTAGGGAGTGAGTTGCTCAATTTCATGTCTCTGTTCCATGGGTTATTTAATTAGTTATCCACAGCTAAACAACTTTGAAAGGCAAGAGCAGCCCAGACTGAAATAGAACATCGCTCAGTCTCTGGGATGCTTTCTGGAAATGCAGGAAACCCAAGTCCAGAGTGTGACGGTTTTGGTCACAGAGACCTTCATTGGGACTGTCACCTAATGTggtgaaattacctctgagcccattttccctgccagtctGGGCCTCCAGAAGCCTGCCTCATTGAGCCAGACAAGCTAGGCATCTGCAACCCAGACtgagggtctgggccacacccccaaaactGCAGATCTAGACTGAAACCAGCTCAGCAGGATACCTGTCTCCAGAATGCAGACTCACAGCTCCCAATGGAATCTAAAacacaaataaatccattttactctgtataaatgtTATTCCGGGTAAAATGATAAATGTTCGCCCTCTATATCTCTgcaagagagatatgcacagctgtttgccccccaggtAACAATTACTTGCGCTGATCctagaaataaacaaaagtgattttattaagtataaaaggtaggatttaagGGGTTTTAAGAAATAACAGAGCAAACAAaataagtcacaaagcaaaataaaagaaaacacacaaggCTGAGCTTAATACACTCAGAAATCAGTTACAAATGTTAACTTCTTACCCCAGTTGTAAAATTCTTCTAAGATCAGATGCCTTTTCTGACCTGGGTCCAGCCTGCTCTCACTCACCCCTGTGGTTATAGTCcttttgtttccagctgcttACAGGTATCTCCATGGGGTGGGGAGACCATTActtaagccagctgaaaacaCTCATTGTTTGCTTCCCCACTTGAATAGAACTTCCCACCTCCCTCAGGAAAATTACCAGCTTCAAGATGGAGCTCAGTCACATGgttacatgtcactgtaagatccCAATCTCTATTCTTCCTGGTTTctcccacatgtacacaggaaggcttttaGCTAACCAAAgccattcacagttcattgattctcAAGCACCTTTAATGGTCTGCACTTAATATGTCttcatcagtaatacaagttaatatcttattctcctaattCCAGACATAAAAATAATCCATGTAAActaataggatgaacacacttagtggATTATAACCTTTATAATGACATGTTACATGGGGCACTTAGCATAAAGCATATCCCAGTGATGTCTTATtcagaagcatattttcataaagcatatggagagCAATATCACACAGAGCTTTGCCCAGCACTGGACAGAAGGTGGTACTGAACCTGTATCGCCCACCTCACAGGTGATCACCCCAACTATTGGGCTAAAAATTAGATAGGGAAGGACCACCACCACTTCCTACACAGTGGCTGTGTTGCGACCGGCACCCAAATCCTCCCCCTATGTCTGATTTTAAGGTTCTTAGTTGGTACTACTTCCGTCCTCAACTCATTTTAAgtgaagggaggaaaaacaaagaggTACAACCAAGTGATAGGCAAACAATTCAGTTTCAGAGCATTTTGGCCTTTAATTGAAATGACAGTGAGCCAttcatgggaggggaaggaaggaattatGCTTACAGGAgaaatttcaacatttctgaacatatttacttaacaaaagaaggaaagagctttaccaaggaagggagaagagtaactggaaaaggagagaaaatagCTTTAATAGGAAGGGAGAAACTCCCCCATCGATTCAGGGAATATCGATACTAAGGCCATTACTTGACTCAGCTATGGTGTGCAGCAGCGCCGTAATGTAGATGATTTCCAcattgatggaaggggttttcctTCAATGCAGTTTATCCACGTCCCCCAGAAGCACTAGCTAGGTCAATGAAATAATTACGCTGAGGTACAAGCTAACTGCCTCAAACATGTTATGAAAAGTTTCTCAGCCCTGTGCTACGGAGCtcggttgatctaatttttaagcataAACCAGGCCTCAAGGAAGCTGGCAATGGAAGAGACCAGTTGGGAAGTCTAGTCCTatctccctgccagggcagcagAAACCACTTTAGTTCTTTTTGTTCAGCCTAGTTGGAAATATTCCAGCTATCCCAGCTTCCAAGTAGAGATTATTCTGCATTATGAGTGAGCCCAGTTTCAGGCTGTGTGTTTGTACTgggcactctgtgtgtgtgtgtgtgtttggtgtgcaTCAGACACTGTGTGTATGCGTGTGGTGCAGGGTACAGTGGAGCTGAATGTTAAGTGTAGGGAGGTGTGTGTCCCTTGCCCTGCCCACGGCTCATTTTAAGAAGTTTTCCTGACTGTAACgctcagatacccagctcccaatggggtccaaaccccaaataaatcagttttactctgtataaagcttctACAGTGGAAACTTATAatttgttcaccctctataacactgatagagagatatgcacagctgtatgccccccccccccagttatgaatacatactctgggttaattaataagtaaaaagtgattttattaaatacaaaaagtaagaTTTAAGAGGTTACAAGTGATAACACACAGAagaaagtaaattaccaaacaaaataaaataaactatgcaagtctaagcctaatacagtaaaaaattaaatgctggtaaatctcaccctcagagatgttccaataagcctcttttacTGAATCAACTTTCTCCTAGTCTGGGTTGAGTAATCACTCACATCTctatagttactgtcctttgttcaaGTTTCTTTCAGGGATCttcttggggtggagaggctaacTCTTGTGCAAGCTGAAGATAAAATAGAGGGGTTTCCCCAGGGGCTTATATGGTTTCTTTCTTGGGGTGGaaaccccttcccctctcctatggagaatccagctccaagatggagttttgaagTCACATaagcaagtcacatgtccatgcatgactgtgTTCCTTACAGGCCAATGGCACATTCCCAGGAGAGCTCAGGTGTGGATTGGTatctctcaaagttcattgttagcttaagtgtttctaGATTGGGCACTTAcagagaatagtcttttctcaagtagctgaccaactgcttcactgaggctactgaaaacaaacaattacacagccagtattcataactttgaatacaaaaatttTACACACATGCAAATTGGATGAATATATCtggtagatcataacctttgcagagatatgttgcATGGCatatcttgcataaaacatattccagttatgtcatatttacattcataagcatatttctataaagcattatggggtgcaatatCACACTCTGTTCACAAACTATAAATtataggaaataaataaaattaacaaagaATTGGGAGGGAGCTCGCATGCTCGGAGATATTTTGTAACAGCATCTGCAGAGATGATGCAGAGATCTGTGTTAAACACCAGTTTGGGGAATattctcctttttgcagcctgtcCTGACGTTGACAAACAACTGTCGAGCATCAGGCCGACACCTCTAGACAAAGGacggggaggaagagagagagctaaCTGATCATGAGGTTTTCCGAATGGCCTGGCGAACCCTGATATAGGACGGAGCCAACAGGGCACAGTGGGATGGGGCACCCAAACCTGACTTGGTTAGAGAAACTACAAGATTACAAAATACCCACAAGGGAATAGGCTGCATAATCCCCAGTGCACCCCCACCATCAACATCACCATAGCTTCTCCCCAACACATACCCCTGTCCCGCAGATGAATAGAGAGGCCCGCTGATCTATGAACTTCCACTGTCTGTAGGGGCACAAGGGTGGAAGTTCATAGGAAAGGTCCATTGGGACCCTGGGGGAAGAGCATGCGTGTATGTTCAGCAGGGTAAACATACCCCTACATTGGCTTTAATAGGCAGAGGAGCCGCTGTGTCTTTAATCAAAACCACTCCAAAAGCAGGAAGGTGGGTTAAACAGGTAACCTTAAACTCCTTCCAAGGCAACCCCGGCAATGGTTGGGAATGGGCCCAGGTCCCCTTTTCGATGCAAGGATTAAAAACCTTTGGGGATCTGATCCAAACTCCTGACACAATTGATGAAATCATTTTGGGCTCAGATTAGTTGTTCATCAATCGCATAGCAATAGATATGCCCAAGGGTATCTGATAGAAAGTGTAtattctccctccccactctgggaAAATTGGTCAAAAGATATTACTAGCAAAACGGGGAGAAAGGCCAATTGCGGCATTGTCGTCCCGGCAAACTGAGGAATGGCACTAGAAATTCCCCTTGGTCTGGACTCAAAAGAAAACAGACTGTGGTAAAATCAATGTCTGTGTAAAAATTGTTGCAGAATTAGTGCCTCCCCCAAAACAATATTCTTATCCAAAGGAGGTGGAGGCCCAATTGGAAAAAACTATCCAGGAGCTCGAACAGCAGGGAGTAATCTGAAAAACAAATTCACCCTTCAACTCCCCTGTATGGTCAGTACTAAAAG comes from Lepidochelys kempii isolate rLepKem1 chromosome 6, rLepKem1.hap2, whole genome shotgun sequence and encodes:
- the LOC140913735 gene encoding olfactory receptor-like protein OLF1, giving the protein MEEGNHSEVTEFCLSGLTDRPELQVLLFGLFLLLYGITLVGNGGMILLITTNPRLHTPMYFFLRNLSFCDLCLSSTISPQMLLNFLAERKNISFTACAVQMSLSIAFADSQGFLLAVMAYDRYVAICNPLLYTVTMSKQLCNQLVAGVYALGVLDSMIFTCFTFRLSFCSSNIINHFFCDIPPLLALSCSDTHISEKVMFTFACCVILSSFIPVLLSYVYIISTILQIRSSEGRCKAFSTCSFHLTAVALYFLTLLFMYLRPPSSYSMDTDKIVSVFYSLVIPMLNPLIYSLRNTEVKDALRKTMNKLLTNS